The genomic stretch cggcggcgaggcgagTTGAGAGACAGCAGTGCTGGTAACCGGGAGGGGTCGTGGCTGGGAGGCATCGCGAGTGGGGATCTCATGCGACACAACCAATCTCTTTTTCCGTGAGCTCCACCTTAAATAGCCCCAAATAGTACAAATAAGCACCTCTTTGAAGGGATAGTTTTTAGAGCTGGGTTAGATGTAAATAACTCTAATCTAATTAACCCTCATGTTTGAATACTTTAGAGCTATTTGAGCTCCAAATAGCTAAATCTAACTCTCCATGGATGCAAACAGGGTCATTGTCATCCGTCATGCCATGCACAGACGTGTTCGTGGAGGGAGTTGCAGAAGATAATAACTTTCATAAATTCTCATTTGGCCCTTAAAAATATGCATGTCGTCTACTAGACGTGCCCCGCTTGTATATGTTCTCTAGCGGTGGCAGTTTGAGTAGAGCAGACCGATACAATACAGCCGTTTATGAATTATGATGTCACACCCTGGATCAGTCCAAAAGCTCCTCAGGATTCGTATAAAAAAAGATCTTCAGGATCGGCCTCAGGCCTCAGCTTGGCACAAATGCCATGCCATCCACTTACCTTTGGATTAAACAGCAGAACGTACTCTCTCCTTGGATTATACGAGTACCCAGTGGTCCACgttaaaaaaaaacactgctAGTCAGTTTTTGACGACTAGCGGGCTATATATAGGCATTTAACGGCAAGATTTTTCTATGGCTAAAATCAAGCAATAGCCACTTAAAAGAGCTAAATTCAACACGAGTACAAATAATGTTACAATGTCTAGTTTCCCGGCTATTTGTTACATTGGTTTTTAACTCTTTATAAGCCACATTCGATTACAGGGATGCTTCACTAAATTATATAGATAACTCTCATCAGGATCCTACCAAGATTAGCCACAAACGAACGAGCCCTTAGGCTTTTTCGTGTAAAGAAGCCACGCAAAAGACCAACCGAAACCAGAGAAGTCAAATTCGGTTGGCTTCACCTTCACAGACAAAGAACATCTTCACTCTCTAGCTTCGTTCCTAAAGCGGTTTGGCAAGGCTTCGGGTTTGTCCAGTTTAGTTGTAAATGGTAAATTGGTAGAAAGGCTACTGTAAATTGTGGAAATTTATTATAAGTTATGTACTGTAAAAAATAATAAGTTATTTAGTTGAAACAAGTATAAAACCAACCCCACTTTCTATCTCCCTTAGAACAGTTGTGaaacaaatataaaaaacaatatGACCTCTAGCTAGGTCTCCTATAGTGTCCTTTATTGACCACTCCATGTCCCACCAAGTTATCCTTAGCATCCTTGTCCCACCAAATTATCCTTAGCCGTCTGACCATGATCTCTTCAAGACTTGTCGTTATTTTATGAACTACTACAGAAAAACTTAACTGTGGCGGGCATTTTGCATTTACCGTGGTGGTTTTTGCAACCGCCACAGACATATGGTCACGGTTAATCATGGCTTAGCCGAGGCGGTTTtaaaaccgcctcggttaagctATTAACCATGGCGGGCTACGTAAGTCAACCGCCACGGTAAATACGCATTAATCGTGGTGGTTGGCTTACGcagcccgccacggttaagtcTTTAACCGTGGCGGATGTCTTATGTAGTCCGCCTCTATTAAAGTTTTAATGGAGGCGGTTGTTTCTATTTGCCCGACTCTGTTAATGTTTGTTTCACATTTAAAAAAACTATTTTGAATTCGgattcaaaacctatttcaAATTCAGATTTCAATGTTGCTAATGTTATTTTTCGAGCAAAATTTCGATAATATGGACTGGCCAATAAATTTAGCGTTGCGCTGCTCAAGGGAGTCAATGGCTAGCACTCGAGACATGAGGAATTATACTAGTTCGGATGAACCCCTATGTCTAGTGCTAGCAACTATGAGTACATGTTTCTCGATTCAAGTGCTTCGAAAGGCCTACAACACGGGGGATGCAAGCTAGGGTTCTACGGATGGAGGGTTCTAAGGTACAAGAGTTCAATTATCTAAGAAGAAGGACCATCTCCCCTCATATAGCCGTGGGGGTCGAGGGTACATGTAGAAGTGAAGGGTTATCCCGCCCCAAGTGGTCGAGAGCCCGAGGGTGGGAGAAGCTTATGAGCTTGGCCAACAATCCATCATGTCTTGTCCTTGCTTCTATATGCACATCCAGGTATGGTCGTCACGGTCTTGCTCCCCACACCGCGACATGGTGTGCTGTACTGCTGTGATGGCACTATGCCACAATTGCAGCGGAACTGTGGGAATGGTGGTTGTTCACCAATTCTCGTGCATGGTATGGGCTCGTGTGTGGATGTCGTGGTCTCCGTCCCAGTGCTTgtgtcttcaagaagaagtcgtGGTGTCGCTGTACGGGGAGGGTCCCTTGAAGACTTCCCACTCCTCTAGACACGGCTATGTTGTCCTGACCTCTTGTGGTTGGTTCGGGAGCATATTGGATATGATCGGTTCGGTGAGAATTAAATTCCTGGTCATGAGACCCACACCCGTAGTGGGTACATCGTACGACCGTCTATCATGTTAGGCGGGGTTTGGGCTAAGCCACACATGATGACGAAGCTGAGCCTTGGTGTTGTCTTGTTCGTCAGTGTTGTGCTGCCCAAGGGGTGAACCTGGATAAGCATATGGATTAAGGTGAAtacatgcatatccaaataagcCCTGGAGTCCTAAGTTACCtcgcaaaaaacaaaaaaaaacagggTCCTAAGCTGCTAAGTCTGACTGTGTACTGTCTTTATTTATGCATTCGAGCTCAGATTGTGGCATTTGCTTCACTAAACTGCTCTTCTGCTTTTTAGAGTCGGCGTCTATAAAATCCCTTAATCCTGGTGGGTTAATATACGAAGCtcggtttcaaaaaaaaaatactatatatatattgttgatCACACATCACACCATTTCAGGAAACATGATGGGGTATGTTTCATTGTCGAGGACTAAAGTGCAGTTTGCTATCTACGTGCAGTGTGTCGCGGTGTTGCCTACCAGAAACGAGTTTGCAGGGCAACTAGCTGATGTTCTGTATCTGGAGGTTCTAACGAACAACCATTTTTATGGGCTTGTGGCTGCCGTGTACACATGCACATCTGAGCTAGTGAGCTCCACGCCCGAATTTGTGCTTGCCGTTTCTGTCAGTGTTGTTTAGGGGGCCATGACCATGATGTTCCCATGGAAAGCGTAATAAAGCGTTTGGACACGATGTGGTGATGTTCACCTTCACACTATTCTCAATCTTAGCAAAAGCTTAACTTGGGTCGGAAAATAATGACAAATCACTGTTATTCTTCACAAAGCGTAATaataaggtcagtctcaatgcatgtttcatgagagtgtcatgcacatcaaataggatgccacataagcaaaattgctgacttggcagggtcattaaataaaGAAGTTTCATCAGATTGGAGAAGagttttagggcctgtttagatttgaaattttttgatcCAAAGAGAAAATTTTTTATAGAATTGGGGCCTAAGAACTAAACGGGGCTAAAAAATTTTAGGCTCAAAATTTTTGGCTGCAACTGTGCACGCACTCCTATCAAAGCCCATCAATGACAACTGTAGCTCAAGTTGTTATTGGTGGGCTTCTATGAGAGTGCGTGCACAGTTGTAGTCCAAAATTTTGGccctaaattttttttggctCCGTTTAGTTTCAGGCTCCAATTCCacaaatttttttctttttaggccAAAAAATTCCAAATCTAAACAGGCTCATCTCCTATGGCTCAATTATCTAGTTTATAATCTTGATAAGTGTATCATAAAATTATGCCTTGACACGGACGAATTTACAAACCCGGCGGCTGGCGTGTCCAAGGTGAAAGTAATGTCAAACTACCCGGGAAAAATAATGACAAATCACTGTGTGGACAGGGCTGGCGCGTGGCGCGTCCAGGGGAACGAACACGCGCACGCCATGCAATGCCACAGCAACTGGAAGAACGCCAGAATCTTTTCTGCCTGGGCGCAGGGCTTTTTTTCACCTCTTCGGTCCTCCACTCCAGCCACAAAAAAGGACCCAAGATGCAGGCGCTGGGCCTGGGCCGCGGGTGCATCCCCCTCCGCCTCCATGCCAGCCCCTGCCGCCGCACCGCTTCCCCCTCTCCTCCGGCTCCACCCCGTCCCCGCAGCGTCACAGGGCTAAAAACCTGCATCGCCGCCGTGCGCGCCAGCGCCGCGCAGCCCGCGCAGATGGAACGCAAGGGGGAGGTTAAGGTCGTGAAGCTGCGGGCGGTGGAGGCCACGCCCGAGTCCTTCGCTCCGTTCGGGCAGGTCATCACCGCCTCCCCCGACGGCGACGAGTTCGGCCCCCACGACGCCCAGCTCGACCTCAGCAGCGGCATCCCAAGGTACGTAATCCACGATATCCTTCCCGCACGAGAGGAATCCAATTCAGATTGTGTAGTCCAGACTCGACCAGAGATTCGAGGCTTTTCGTCTCCCTTCTCTCCGCCGCAGGTTCTACATCATGCGGTTGCAGGACCGGCCGCTGGAGTTCTCGACCATCACCCACCACGCCAGCGTGACCCAGTGCCTGGGCGCCATCGGCGGCCAGGACTGGTACCTCGGGGTGGCCAAGCCGTCGATCGTGGATGGAGCGTCCGAGCAGAGTGGCCCGGAGGGGAGGAAGCTCTTACAGTCTGCCGCGGGGCACTGTTACCTGCCTCCTGATCCAGCCGAGGTCTGCGTGTTCCGGGTTTCAGGCTCCAAGTTTCTCAAGCTGAACAAGGGGACCTGGCATGCCGGGCCTTTGTTCAAGGCGGATGCTGTTGATTTCTATAATCTGGAGCTGAGCAACACCAACGTGAGTGCTAAATTACTGAATTAGACCCTAGTAGTTCATCTTTGTGCTGGATGATCCTGACAGAAAAAAAAGTGTTACACATTGCTCCCTATTAGCTAAGTCTCTTTAGTTTTGTAGCCTCAGTGGTAACTGGTAAGTAGTCAGCAAGTTATAAAACTGGAAGTTATATGTTTTTCTGGAGCGCGATAGATATTTAGCAATCAAAACCCTGGAAGTAGTGTCAGTATTCAGTACTacagtctacacacatacatcTCACTCTCACCGACCCTAGGCACGGTGCTGAATTAATGCCCATGCATAGTCTCTTCCAAAATTAGCTCGTATTGTTACTGTACATAAATTGAGATGAATATGTTAGATTTAGAGATTAGAGATATCTAGCAATCCCTACTATTTTGTGTTTTGTGTATTGTTCACGTGATTCACCAACTAAAACTCTAAAAACCTTTTTAGACTGTCCAACAAGCATTCATATGAGTTTGCATTTCTGTATTATGCTTAGTTgctcactgaattttctacctCTTTTGTTAGACTTCATGTAGGACGCAAAGATTTTGCCTCTAAGAGCATATGGTCTCATGCGCATACATCATCGGATGCACTTGCTCTCTCCTACTGCACAAGCATCCCCATATGTATCCAATGATCTATGCACATGGAGG from Sorghum bicolor cultivar BTx623 chromosome 3, Sorghum_bicolor_NCBIv3, whole genome shotgun sequence encodes the following:
- the LOC8085431 gene encoding uncharacterized protein LOC8085431 isoform X2, whose translation is MPQQLEERQNLFCLGAGLFFTSSVLHSSHKKGPKMQALGLGRGCIPLRLHASPCRRTASPSPPAPPRPRSVTGLKTCIAAVRASAAQPAQMERKGEVKVVKLRAVEATPESFAPFGQVITASPDGDEFGPHDAQLDLSSGIPRFYIMRLQDRPLEFSTITHHASVTQCLGAIGGQDWYLGVAKPSIVDGASEQSGPEGRKLLQSAAGHCYLPPDPAEVCVFRVSGSKFLKLNKGTWHAGPLFKADAVDFYNLELSNTNGSWPGSPRFFMFLKLKT
- the LOC8085431 gene encoding uncharacterized protein LOC8085431 isoform X1: MPQQLEERQNLFCLGAGLFFTSSVLHSSHKKGPKMQALGLGRGCIPLRLHASPCRRTASPSPPAPPRPRSVTGLKTCIAAVRASAAQPAQMERKGEVKVVKLRAVEATPESFAPFGQVITASPDGDEFGPHDAQLDLSSGIPRFYIMRLQDRPLEFSTITHHASVTQCLGAIGGQDWYLGVAKPSIVDGASEQSGPEGRKLLQSAAGHCYLPPDPAEVCVFRVSGSKFLKLNKGTWHAGPLFKADAVDFYNLELSNTNVVDHTTHYFKKHDGITFVVED